One window of the Camarhynchus parvulus chromosome 2, STF_HiC, whole genome shotgun sequence genome contains the following:
- the SNAP47 gene encoding synaptosomal-associated protein 47 isoform X1 translates to MNEDIRIHSWPCSYYLDTSKQWIPGKLSLTPTSIRFTADKTGELLVDFHLSGISEIKKESSHLIFSSLTVLEKGTKHWFSSLHPNRNVVFNILEHFWREQLVSSQEAGAGAASESSKGRELTGMLEGSQKRLEDTAKAVDRAGIPLLVALQHQTLENACGSEAQGNPRGSGCQKPGGNPAANPRDHHAQDRFQRQTRQTHGASLGPGDPGLQFPAPAPLRGARRGRHLGAHSLRDQRAAEVHRQTRHLLPAPGRAHARGHPHPRDAVQQENPVLGGCSWICRSQEVPSGGSGDIHLAGSHGIAGSRDESRIAGGKRRRAGQGAGAAAESIPGGSQGAPTDPEEAQGPGPGDRSGAGAAGRGPGFHRQLRGSRHAHHRAAEPQDEEADVASRPEREGGGAGMFGTGFSRDTLGGVWDEVWKMALLGVSS, encoded by the exons ATGAACGAGGACATCCGGATCCATTCCTGGCCTTGCTCCTACTACCTGGACACCAGCAAACAATGGATCCCTGGGAAGCTCTCCCTGACTCCCACTTCCATCAGATTCACGGCTGACAAAACGGGAGAGCTCCTGGTGGATTTCCATCTTTCCGGGATCAGCGAGATCAAGAAGGAATCTTCCCATTTAATCTTCAGCTCCCTCACCGTCCTGGAGAAGGGCACCAAGCACTGGTTCAGCTCCCTGCATCCCAACAGGAATGTGGTGTTCAACATCCTGGAGCATTtctggagggagcagctggtgTCCAGCCAGGAGGCCGGAGCGGGAGCGGCCTCGGAGTCCAGCAAGGGCAGGGAATTAACAGGAATGTTGGAGGGATCCCAGAAACGCCTGGAGGACACGGCCAAG GCTGTTGACAGAGCTGGAATCCCCCTCCTGGTGGCCCTTCAGCACCAAACTCTGGAAAACGCCTGTGGAAGCGAAGCCCAAGGAAACCCCCGCGGCTCCGGATGCCAGAAGCCAGGAGGGAATCCTGCTGCGAATCCCCGTGATCATCACGCACAGGACAGATTCCAGCGCCAAACCCGGCAAACTCACGGTGCTTCCCTCGGGCCTGGAGATCCAGGATtgcaattcccagctcctgcaccgCTTCGAGGCGCGCGACGTGGACGACATCTGGGTGCACACTCCCTACGAGATCAGCGTGCGGCAGAGGTTCATCGGCAAACCCGACACCTCCTTCCGGCTCCTGGCCGCGCGCATGCCCGAGGCCATCCCCATCCTCGAGATGCAGTTCAGCAAGAAAATCCAGTTCTTGGAGGATGCTCTTGGATTTGCCGGAGCCAGGAAGTCCCCTCAGGCGGATCTGGGGACATCCATCTGGCAGGCAG CCACGGGATTGCTGGGAGCCGCGATGAATCCCGGATCGCCGGCGGGAAGCGCCGAAGGGCCGGACAAGGAGCAGGTGCAGCTGCAGAAAGTATCCCAGGAGGAAGCCAAGGAGCTCCGACAG ATCCTGAAGAAGCTCAAGGGCCTGGCCCTGGAGACAGAAGCGGAGCTGGAGCGGCAGGACGAGGCCCTGGATTCCATCGGCAGCTCCGTGGATCGCGCCACGCTCACCATCGAGCGGCAGAACCGCAGGATGAGGAAGCTGACGTAGCTTCCCGGCCGGAGCGGGAGGGCGGGGGAGCCGGCATGTTCGGGACTGGTTTTTCCAGAGACactttgggaggggtttgggatgaggTTTGGAAAATGGCGCTGCTGGGGGTGAGCTCCTGA
- the SNAP47 gene encoding synaptosomal-associated protein 47 isoform X2, with the protein MNEDIRIHSWPCSYYLDTSKQWIPGKLSLTPTSIRFTADKTGELLVDFHLSGISEIKKESSHLIFSSLTVLEKGTKHWFSSLHPNRNVVFNILEHFWREQLVSSQEAGAGAASESSKGRELTGMLEGSQKRLEDTAKVLHSQGEQFDNIMRGLHKIEGDMDVADRLLTELESPSWWPFSTKLWKTPVEAKPKETPAAPDARSQEGILLRIPVIITHRTDSSAKPGKLTVLPSGLEIQDCNSQLLHRFEARDVDDIWVHTPYEISVRQRFIGKPDTSFRLLAARMPEAIPILEMQFSKKIQFLEDALGFAGARKSPQADLGTSIWQAATGLLGAAMNPGSPAGSAEGPDKEQVQLQKVSQEEAKELRQILKKLKGLALETEAELERQDEALDSIGSSVDRATLTIERQNRRMRKLT; encoded by the exons ATGAACGAGGACATCCGGATCCATTCCTGGCCTTGCTCCTACTACCTGGACACCAGCAAACAATGGATCCCTGGGAAGCTCTCCCTGACTCCCACTTCCATCAGATTCACGGCTGACAAAACGGGAGAGCTCCTGGTGGATTTCCATCTTTCCGGGATCAGCGAGATCAAGAAGGAATCTTCCCATTTAATCTTCAGCTCCCTCACCGTCCTGGAGAAGGGCACCAAGCACTGGTTCAGCTCCCTGCATCCCAACAGGAATGTGGTGTTCAACATCCTGGAGCATTtctggagggagcagctggtgTCCAGCCAGGAGGCCGGAGCGGGAGCGGCCTCGGAGTCCAGCAAGGGCAGGGAATTAACAGGAATGTTGGAGGGATCCCAGAAACGCCTGGAGGACACGGCCAAGGTGCTGCATTCCCAGGGGGAACAGTTCGACAACATCATGAGGGGACTTCACAAGATCGAGGGGGACATGGATGTGGCTGACAG GCTGTTGACAGAGCTGGAATCCCCCTCCTGGTGGCCCTTCAGCACCAAACTCTGGAAAACGCCTGTGGAAGCGAAGCCCAAGGAAACCCCCGCGGCTCCGGATGCCAGAAGCCAGGAGGGAATCCTGCTGCGAATCCCCGTGATCATCACGCACAGGACAGATTCCAGCGCCAAACCCGGCAAACTCACGGTGCTTCCCTCGGGCCTGGAGATCCAGGATtgcaattcccagctcctgcaccgCTTCGAGGCGCGCGACGTGGACGACATCTGGGTGCACACTCCCTACGAGATCAGCGTGCGGCAGAGGTTCATCGGCAAACCCGACACCTCCTTCCGGCTCCTGGCCGCGCGCATGCCCGAGGCCATCCCCATCCTCGAGATGCAGTTCAGCAAGAAAATCCAGTTCTTGGAGGATGCTCTTGGATTTGCCGGAGCCAGGAAGTCCCCTCAGGCGGATCTGGGGACATCCATCTGGCAGGCAG CCACGGGATTGCTGGGAGCCGCGATGAATCCCGGATCGCCGGCGGGAAGCGCCGAAGGGCCGGACAAGGAGCAGGTGCAGCTGCAGAAAGTATCCCAGGAGGAAGCCAAGGAGCTCCGACAG ATCCTGAAGAAGCTCAAGGGCCTGGCCCTGGAGACAGAAGCGGAGCTGGAGCGGCAGGACGAGGCCCTGGATTCCATCGGCAGCTCCGTGGATCGCGCCACGCTCACCATCGAGCGGCAGAACCGCAGGATGAGGAAGCTGACGTAG